The Jaculus jaculus isolate mJacJac1 chromosome 1, mJacJac1.mat.Y.cur, whole genome shotgun sequence nucleotide sequence AGTCCCACCGTACCCAGCCTTCAGCTAAGACAAGGGGTCCCTTGGACCTTTCTGTACCCTCCCCCTAGCTAGAGTCTAGACAAAGACCTTGTACCCCCCAGGACACTGGCTGGCTAACAGCAGGTGTTCTGTCCCGGCTGGTGGGAAGAGTAGCCTGGAGGCCCAGgagcccctcccccctcccctcccccctgccccctgccccctgCAGCCCCATCCCAAGGTCCCTGTGATGACTTCCCTCAATGACAATGGCCAAGTATTGGATATGGAAAGGCAGGATCTGGAGGCTGTGAGTCACTGGGAGGGGTCAGTGTTGAGAAGGGGCTTGCTGGGTCAGGGAGTGTGAGtcagggggaaaggaaaggaccGGCACAGACTCTGAACCTGGGTGGTGGAGGCCCGCCTAGTGGGTAGACCCATCCCCCTGCACCACCAATACAGAGCCGGAAGCGCAGAGTAGCAACCTGAGACTTAAGGCCAGGGGGTGGAGGTATGAGAAGAAAAAGTGAGTGGCCCCCTTCCCTGAGAGCCAGAACCTGGCTCATCTGGAACCCCAGAGAGCCACTCCAGAGGAAGTGCTGTTGTCCATCCTGTGTGCCCAGCCCAGCTGTGGTGATGCTGCCCCAGGCCACACACAGACACGTTAAGAGTGGTGTCTACCAGCAGGGAGCTTGGTGGCCACGGTGGGGTTGGAGGTCAGGCCCTGAGCTCCAGGAGTGGCAGCCCCGTTCTGTACGCCCTTTGCCATTTGGACTGGAGTTCTGAGGATGCAGGGAACAGTCTTGAGAACACAGTGCTGAGGCCGTTTGGCCATACGTGGCTTGAGTGGGTGACCCAGGACACCTCCAGGGAGCattgtgtatggaggccagagcccGTCTCTGTGTGCAGGCCAGGGAGGTAGATGCTCTCTAATTATACATACATTTAATGGGGGGGTGAAGGTGGTAAAACCCAGAGAGGCTGTATTAGAACTGGGCCCAGCTGGAGGGTTGGCTCACTTTAATAAgaacagtttagggctggagagatggcttagtggttacgatgcttgcctgcaaagccaaaaggacccaggttcaattccccaggacccatgttagccggatacacaaggtggtgcatgagtctggagttcatttgcagtggctagagaccctggtgcgtccatttctctctctctctctctctctctctctctctctctctcaaaaataaataaataaatttgaaaaagagctggagagatggcttagtggttaaggtccttgcttacaaagcctaaggcctcattccaggtcccacgtaagccaaacgcacagtGACATGCACAGTGACCAGTGGCGCAAtcaggcaaggtcacacatgcggacaagggggcccatgcatctggaatcgagtttcagtggctgaggccccagtgtgccaactctttgtcactctccctttcttgcattacaaaaaaaaaaaaaaaattcgggtgtggtggcgcctttaattccagcactcaggaggcagaggtaggaggatcactgtgagttcaaggccactgaaactacatagtgaattccaggtcagcctggaatagagtgagactaccttgaaaaaaaaaaaaagcctgtctgTTGGGCTTAAATAttaagaacaggggctggagatatgtcttgtgtttgcctgcaaagccaaaggacctcagtttgcttccctaggacccatgtaagccagatacacaggtggcccatgtgtctggagttagtttgcagcggcCATTGGGAAGGCTACCAGAGCCAAGCTCCATCATTTTCAGGGGTCAAGATGCCACTACTGTGGTTAGAGAGGAAGGAGCCCTTCCCATTACCGTGCTCCTTCCATATGACTCCACACTTCGAAATGGCCGGGACTGGCCAAGGGCTATGCCTGCTTCCCATGACCTGGGGCAAACAGAGGTAACAGAAGGGGTGGGCCTTGCTGTGGCTCCTGGGGATCTGTCACATAGGCCTAGATTGGAAGCAACAGGAAGGTTTCCAAAAACAACCTCACCCTGTCTCCTTCTGCTCGCTGGTGCCTGTCATGTGGCCTCTCTGGGGTCTCCTGGCGCCCTAGCTAAGTCCACGGATGGCTCCTCACATGCCCTTCCCTAGCAAATCAGCCCCGCATGGCCCATGGAGTTCCCGGCTCCCCACCTAGCAAGTCTCCGCCCAACATGCCACATGGTCTTCTGGGAACAGCCCAGGACCAGAAGCAAGGGCAAGGGTCAGCTAGTGGCCTTCCACGAGGACAGCCAGGCCTATGGCCTAAACCCTGACCTTGAACTGAACTGCTTCCCGGCTTCCTGGAGCCAGCTGTGGGCAGTGATGAAATAGGTAGAGGGGACAGAGTAGGTGAAGACACTGTCCCTCCTTAAAAGGAGTTATTCTCCTTCTCTGCTTGTGTCAGGATTGGCACAGCTACTGCTGACGGAGGTCCCCCAGGGCAGGGTcaggcgggggaggggagagggaccaGGCTCGTAGAAGATCGCTTCTTCCCCTTGCACAGGTAGgaagggacacctgagtcaagaGTATCTCTGGGTCACAACTGGAATGCTAAAAGCCAGGCTCCAAATCCTAGTTGTGTGACCCAAAGCCGGAGCTTAGTAAGCCCCCAAGTGGTCACACCCTGGCAGTCAGTCCCCATGCCTCACACTGGAAAACAGAAAGCCCAGCTGAGCACTGACTCTATCCCCAGGCACTTGGGCTTCTGGACCTTGACATTttacagttaaggcgcttgcctgcaaagccaaaggacccaagttcaattacctaggacccacgtaagccagatgcataaggaggtacatgtgtctggagtttgtttgcagtggctggaggccctgccatgccattctctctctctctctctctctccctctctgaaataaacaaaaataaaaattttgggccgggcgtggtggcgcacgcctttaatcccagcacttgggaggcagaggtaggaggattgccatgagttcaaggccaccctgagatgacagagttaattccaggtcagcctggaccagagtgagaccctacctcgaaaaaccaaaaaataaaaataaaagtatttaaaaatatatttttattatttacaagaagagaggcagacagaattggtgtgccagggccttcagccatcgcaaacgaactcccgatacATGCgcctctgtgcatgtggctttatgtggtcactaaggaatcaaacctggtcattaggccttgcaggccttaactgcggagccatctctccagccccaaccttggCACTTtttgagtggagagagagagaagacaagggTATGCCTGCCCTCTGAGATCTCAGGACATGTGAGGTACCTGGACATCAGAGGCTTGGGGAGGAGGCTGGACTGGCAGCTAAGGTTGTCACCCTGAGAATgacccttctcttccctctccttctgctTCTCTAGGCACTTTGAACCCCCCTCCCCTTGGGAGTCTGACTTTGGGGTTGAGTGGGGGCTGCCAAGCCCCTAGTCACTGAGGCAAGGCTGAGACAGCCTCAGGAACCCTCACTTTGCCCCCTGTCCCTGCCCACACACCTCAGGCCCGTTTAGGAAACTGCTGACCACGTGGCTTCCTCCCTTTGGAAAGCCCTGGAGGCAGGTCACTAACCCCACTGACCTCTGAGCCTACACCTCCCCTGTAGAGCAGGTGCCAAAACCTACCCACCAGGCCGTGTCAGAGCAAAGCTGTGCGATGCCGGAATCCTTGAGTATGGAGTCTGATGTAGCAAACACCAGGTGAAGCcacattcccctcccccccaacacacacatttaGTGTAGCCTCCCACCAGGGCTCCCAGTGTCTGCCCGAAGCTGCAGCTCTGCAGCGCTTAGCTGGTACCTTCCCCTGTCTGGAgaaacccatttatttatttatggaaaccagggtcttgtgcattCCAATCCAGTGCTTTATCACAGAGCCATGCCCCAGCCCAAGATTGTAATGTCTGTTTTACCATAGTTGTTTTTGGGATTCTCCCCatcctcccccacctttttttttaattttagagagagagggagggagggagaaacagagagaattggcatgccagggcctcagccactgctatagaactccagacacttgcgccacctagtgggcatgtttgactttgtgcttgcctcgcctttgtccgtctggcttatatgggatctggggagttgaacatgggtcctcaggcttacaggcaagtgtcttaactgctaagccatctctccagcctcagaattccttttttattattattttgaagagagagacagatttggcgcaccaggacttcagccactgcagtcaaacttcaggtgcttgcatcacctagtgggcatgtgccaccttgcgcctgcctcacccttgtgtgtctggcttacatgggatctggagattcaaacatgggtccttagctttcgcaggcaagcaccttaaccactaagccatctctccagcaccaggattccttttttttttcttttacatttatttatttgcaagtagagagatacagacaTAAAGAGACAGATGAAAtgtgcaggccagggcctccagccactgcaaacgaactccagatgcatgtgctacctggctgaagtgtatctggctttactgaaGAATTGGACCTgcatggttaggctttgcagacaagcactgtaaccactgagccctctctccagcctttatttatttatttaaatgtggtACGTGCATGCCAAGGTGTCTTGCCACTGAACTCCTGAGGCATGCACAaatttgtttctggctttatttacttgggtattggggaattcaactcaggccaccagactttgcaagcaagtacctttaactgctaatccatttctccagctgccaccattttttttttaattctaagaagttcaaggtcatcctctactCCAtattgagtatgaggccagcctgagctacatgagaccctgtctcaaaaaaatgcaaATGCTCAGGACTAAAATTGTTTTCGATTTTGAGTGGGTTAGGGTTTTGGAAGATTTACATGTACATTATAGAGGCAGtccactgagtgtggtggcacacacttttaatcccgttgcttaggaggctgaggtaggatcactgtgagttctaggcccgcctcggctagagtgagactctgctttaaaaaaaaaaaattatacaaacatAATGAGGCTGACAGGGACTGGGACCCAAGTCTAAATAGAAAGTCTTGCTGTTTGTCATCTATATCTGTACACATTTCCCAAAGGTAACTTTCTAGAATGTTTTTAGTGCTTCTCCATGTGACTGTAGCCCCCTCAcatgaggtcttttttttttttttggaggtagagccttgtattagcccaggttgacctggaattcactatatagtgtcaggctggcctcaaacactcaacagctatcctcctgcgttggcctctcaagtgctgggattaaaggtgagtccccaccatgcccagcaagtgtgGAACTTTTACATACCCCCTAAAATTGGGATTTTGGAGAAGCATTTGGGATTTAGGGCTAGGGACGCTGAAGCTGGTGGAATCAAGCTGTGGTGTGGCTTGGTGACACCGCCCTTGAACTGCCTGCCAGAGGCTCTGGCTTCCATCCCCTGcggcatgcgtacacacacacactaaaacatGAATGTCCCTGGCAATAAATCAATTCAGATGGCTGTGATTTTCCTCTGCCTTGCCCTTCAGGCGTTCATAGGCACTTCCAGATGCCATGATTCTAATCACCTGGACTGGCTCCAAACTCTTCTGATACTGCCTTAGGGAGGATTCCTTGAGGTGCCTGGCAAGGTTAGGGCAGGCTTCTCACCTGCTCTGTAGAcccatctctctctttaaatttttattttatttatttattttagagagagggggagagaatgggcatgccagggcatgtaatcactacaaacgaactccagacacatgtgccaccttgtgtgtctggcttacatgggccctgggaattgaacctgggacttttggctttgcaggccagtgccttaaccactaagccagctccagccctatcctattttatttatttactagagagagacaatgggtgtgctagggcctctagccattgcaaatgaactccacacacatgcgccacctgtgcatctggcctacataggtaccggggtccttaagctttgcaggaaagcaccttagcgccaaggcctctctccagccctagacccaTCTCTTGTCTCTTGCCCAGCGAGTGGGGGCCACTGTCCCGGGCCCTGTTAGTTTTTACgctttatttattggcaagcagagagggatagagagcagagagagaatgggcacaccagggcctccagctgctacaaactcggggtgtatgcaccacttttacaggtactggggaatcaaacccagggttatTAGGCTGTGtgggcaagtacctcaaccactgagccatctctccagcctgtgtgtgtgtgtgtgtgtgtgtgtgtgtgtgtgtgtgtgtgatgggcagatgcatgcaccccatgaaTATGCAtaaagaggccagaggaaaacagtgGGTGTCCTTCTCTTACGCACATCCACACATTTCTTTCCTTGGGACAGGTCTCTTCCCCAGCCTAGAGTTGCTGATCAGGGAGTcccagagattctccagtctcttccTCAGCCCCCAGACTGGGGCTATAGAAGTGcttgaccacacccagctttttatgagtCCTGAGTTGAACTCGACATTACCCTAGAGGCCTTCATGCTTCAGCAGCAAGcacgcttaaccactgagccatcccccagctcATGTTTTCGTTGAATCCCTGCCTAAGCTCCCTTGCAGCTTCACCGGGATCCCAGAAGTTGTGACTTATGGAAGAAGAAAtgggaggatgaggaaaaagaggggaCCCTAGACTTTCAGACCTGGGGAGGAGGGCTGAAATAACACTGTGAATCAGCGTTGGGCTTCCTTCCCTGACTTGGTTCCCCCTTCCCACTGGTGGGTTCCATGACAATGCAGCTGGTGAGAAGCCTCATTGGTTTTCAGTCTCAGAAGGAAATCCTGTGGGAGTCTACTTCTATGAGGCCCCCAGAGCTGACAACTCTGGGGACAGACAGGACAGAAGAGTGGGAGTTTTCAGGGGCTGAGGACAAAGTGTCAGTTTAAAGGGGACACGGTGGGTTTGGAAGAGATTTCGGAAGATGGACTATGGCAATGGCTAGACAGTGGTGATATACTTAAGAAGTAAAgtggtgttttatttgtttgtttgtttatttttggctttttgaggtagggtcttgctctagcccaggctgacctggaattcactatggagtctcagggtggcctagagctgtctgcaatcctcctacgtctgcctcccgagtactgggattgattaaaggcatgcgccaccacgcccagcccttttaagatttattttaaaaatatttttctttgagacagagacagtatgagcacgggcacaccagggcctcttgtcatgcagacaaactccagacacatgtgtcgcttggcatctggctttacatgagtactggggaattgaaccttggccagcaggctttgcaagcatggcctttaaccactgagccatctcccccgtcCTTTaccataatatttatttatttatttgggagagagaatgggcacatcagggcctctagccactgcaaacaaactccaggcacatgtaccaccttctgcatctgacttacatagggaatctaactggggtcctcaggctttccaggcaagcaccttaaccactaactcagatagaggcttggggagatggctcagtggttaaagcatgcCATGTAAGTGTGGCAACCTGCGTTCTGTTCCCTAGAATcgcttaaagccaggcatggtagtctGTGTCTGTAGTAGCTACGTACAatgagatgggaggtagagactggAGTCTCAGCTAGCCTGGGGTAGTCAGGAACAAGGCTTCCAATAAGTTGGGAGACAAGGACTGACTGACTGACACCTGAAgttgcctctgacctccacatatgtgctgtggtatgtgtgtgtacccACACTTACACATGTACCTATACAGTCACATTGATTTAATCTCTGGGACCTCTTCTCAGAACTGTTGGGAACCCAGAGATGGGGTGTACTATAGTCTGTGAAGAACAGGGTGTGCTGGGATCGATGGGGTGgcacctccctctttctgttaccAAGGACTACACCATAAAGGAAAGATGTTCTGGTGGGAAGAGCAAGAGGGCTGGATCACCCCTGCTTGCATCCCTGTAACCCAGTGCCTGTGACAGTCTCTCTAAATAACTGGGGCTTGTTACAGGATACTTAAGGTGCCCCCTTGGGAAGCAGGGTGAGCTGGCCTTCAGGACTGTGCCTTGAGTCTCCTGGCCCATGCTGCGTGGCCTGCCCTCTCCCCAGCATGGCCCTTCCCTGGCAGGAGGCCAAGCCGCTGGCTGCGGGAACCCTCTGCTCACTGATGCCTCTGCCCTCAGCATCATCAGCTGGTTTGTGCGTTCCTTCAAGTACGTGTATGGCCTCCACTTTGAGGTCAAGGGCCGCCGGAAGCTAGAGGTGAACAGCCCCTGTGTCATCATCTCCAATCACCAGAGCATCCTGGACATGATGGGTAGGCTGCCACCGAGGCTTGGGTATGGGAAGGGCGGAGGAGGGAGACTGGCCTGGACCCTTGGTGGTCTAGGCAGAGCAAGGCCCGGAGACCCATGCCTTCCTCCAGCCCCGGGCCTGCCCCAAGCTGGGCATTAGGGTAGCCTGGGGTTCCGTCGTGAGCCGCACTCTTCCGTAAGAAGGGGTTGAGCCTGAAGTCTCAGGGACTGCCAGGTGGGCTATGGGACGTGTGTTGCCAGCCCCTCCTCCTGGTGGGGGGGcccacgcctggctctgagaaTGTCCTTTTtagtttctttccctctttccctttttttttccctttccctcttatctcttctccttcctgtccCTTTTTTCCCTGTCTCTTGTACCCACCCCGTCATTTCTTTCCTTCGTTGCTGTTTTctatctccctcctctctcacttttgctgtctctccttttttttttatatatctcCTGTCCCTATCTTTCCATCCATCTCTTCATCCTCTGTCTTTTCTGAGTCTCTGTCTCTCGTCTCCGTCTCTCTCATCCGTGCCTTCTCCTCTGTCTGtaattccctctctgtctctcgtcTCCGTCTGTCTCTTCTGgttccttctctgtgtctgtctctgccgTGTCCGTCTTCCTtgctctgtcctctctctgcctgtctctccttctgtctcctcctctccttgGCCTGCCTTCTGCTTAACctatgtttctctttctgtctctccatctctgtcccttctctccatttgtctctatctctctgcctgtcctctatctcttcatttctctctcttctgcctgtcttccactctgatttatttttacttatttagttattagagaccagggaaggagggagagaaaatgggtgcacccagggcctctagccactgcaaacaaaccccaggcacatgcaccaccatgtgcatctggcttacctgtgtcctggagaatcgaacctgggtccttaggctccgaaggcaagcaccttaacctctaggccatctctccagtcccccgacttctctgtctccctctccttcctaccCAggcctcatggagatcctccccaAGCGCTGCGTACAGATTGCCAAGCGCGAGCTGATGTTTCTGGGGCCCGTGGGTCTCATCATGTACCTGGGGGGCGTCTTCTTCATCAACCGCCAGCGCTCCAGAACCGCCATGTCTGTGATGGCCGACGTGGGCAAACACATGGTCAGGGACAATGTGAGTATGAGCGCCGCCCCAGAGAATTCTGCGCATCTGAAAATTGTCCAGGAACTTTAGGAGCTGCTGCTGGGGGGGGCTGTCGGCAGAGAAACCTGCTGCCTAGTGTGAGGTTCCTTGGGAGGGTCGTGGCCCTGGGGTGGCCAAGCAGTGGCTGCCTGCTTTCTCCCTATAGGTCAAAGTGTGGATCTACCCCGAGGGCACACGCAACGACAATGGAGACCTGCTGCCCTTTAAGAAAGGAGCTTTCTACCTGGCTATCCAGGCCCAGGTAGGCCAGGCTGTGCCCtcttgggctgggctgggcagggaCTGGGACATAGGTCAAGGTGACTTTAGGGTAAAGTTGTTGTCCTGAACAGGCTGGGGACTTCTGGTCCTTGGGGACTTCTGTACCTGGCAGAGACAGGGCCTAGCTACTCCCTGTCACCCCTAGCACCCCACTCCCACCCCGCCCACACACACCTACTGCCCAGCAAAGACTGCTGCTTGGGCAGGCCCATGAACACTCAGCACCAGCATCCACTCGCCCTGGCTGGCCAGGCTGGTAGTCTCCCTCACTTGAGCTCTGTGAGAGGTGCACATGAGGCCTGCTAGGCCCTGGGGAGTTTTGCTTGGCTGGATAGGCCAGATATGACGAACAGCATTCCTCTAATGGCCTAGGTCCCGACGGGTTTGGACGAGGGGGCCCAGGCTGGGTACAGCTCCGGTGTGGGCAGAGCGTCCTGTGAGCTCTGCTTCCCGACATTGGACTTCCATGGTCTTCTGGGGGCAGGGCGGGCTTGGAATAGTGTGTCCCTGGGGTATCCCTGACAGCCTAGGGAGGGGGGCTCTCTCCTACGGGATCGAGGTCCTCTGTTTCCATGCTGGGGAGACCCACATGGCAGGGAAAGCCACCAttgggggcaggggaagggaCTTTGTCCTGTTCATCTGGTTATTGCCTGGCAAGTCTCTGTACTCTGTCCCTGAGGTTTCCCTGTGGCAGGCGGCCTCCAGGACCCCTAGTGCCTTAGTTCTATAAGAGGATAGCTACCCCCGCCTCCTTGAGGCCCCCACCAACAGCAAGAGATTGAAGAGCCCTGGCCCGGGGCAGGAGTCTGTACTCTGACCCTAGAACTGCCTGGAAATGAGTCCCGGGGGGTGGCAGGGCCTGGGGCTGAAGTCATGTACCCCTTGCCTTGATGGCAGACTCGATGAGCAGgccctgtgggggggggggggagaccagcAGCTGGGATGGGTGTAGGGATGGCAGAATCCCAAGAGATGCATCGTTTCTTGCCCCTTCCCCGGGGCATGGTTATGCTgtggcctgccccccccccacacacacacacaactaggcCCCCTGATGCCTGGCTAATCATTAACTGCCACTGCCATCTGTCACCACTGGAGCTGACCCTGGGGCCTTCCAGGAACGCCAGTGGGATCCACCTCCTCTCCTGGGTGGCGTGGCCCCAGGCCTCCTGGGGATGGGGAACAGGATAGCAGGGGAGAAGGGGAACCCTCTTCAACCCCGATAGGTAGGATCTTGTCCTCCCACTCCCAGGCTGATTTTATGATCCAGTGTGGGGAGACAAGCGCATGCTAACCCAGAGTGGCTTCCCAGAGGTGGTGGTGTAGAGCCAGACCGAGTCTGAAATTCCGGACCTCCTAGGGCATGATGGGATTTTGGATAGAGGGGTCGCCATGCCTGGAAGCAGTCAGGGCTGGTACAAGTGGGTGGCAGAGCACCTCCATGACCGTATGTCTGGCTGTACTTCCCTGTCCACAGGTTCCCATCATTCCAGTGGTgtactcctccttctcctccttctacaACGTCAAGACGAAGCTCTTCACCTCGGGTGAGCCACAGCCAGAGCCATGGGCCAGGAACTCAGGGATCCTGTCTAACCTAGCAGGCAGTCAGAGTCCTGGGCTTCTCCACAGAGTTCCCATTTctgttttcctccctccctcccttccttccttcctttttttcttttggtttttcaaggtagggtcttgctgtagcccaggctagcctagaattcactatggagtctcaggctggccttgaactcactcatagcgatcctcctacctctgcctccctagtgctgggttaaaggcgtgtgccaccatgcccggctagagtTCCCATTTCTGAGTGgggtgaatggatgaatgaatgaatccagGCCCTGAATCAGTCGGAGCTTATGGCCAGCATGGCTTTATCTTAGTGCTCTTCCCTGTGGCCCTGTGAGGGTGGGTGGTAGCACcccatttttcagatgaggaaacaggatGGTGTGGTCTGTAACTGGTCCAGGCTGTACACACACATTGAAATCTGCATACTGAGCTAGcctgccccaccaccaccacccccccccccacacacacacacccctacacacagagagagaagtggtCCAGGTTGAGCAACAGCTTCCAGGCAAGTCCTCAGGTCTCACCTGGAGCTTAGGGT carries:
- the Agpat2 gene encoding 1-acyl-sn-glycerol-3-phosphate acyltransferase beta, with the translated sequence MEQLWPWLTAALLLLLLLVQLSRAARFYAKVGLYCLLCMFMSAVASVVCLLRHGGRTVDNMSIISWFVRSFKYVYGLHFEVKGRRKLEVNSPCVIISNHQSILDMMGLMEILPKRCVQIAKRELMFLGPVGLIMYLGGVFFINRQRSRTAMSVMADVGKHMVRDNVKVWIYPEGTRNDNGDLLPFKKGAFYLAIQAQVPIIPVVYSSFSSFYNVKTKLFTSGTIKVEVLDAVPTTGLTNDDVTELMDTCQKAMRSTFLEISRTPQENGAPEEPGYQPAQ